Proteins encoded by one window of Drosophila melanogaster chromosome X:
- the rtv gene encoding retroactive, isoform A — MQFTSLLLAVIFLISLVSIDGLLRRCYQCRSRGELGSCKDPFTFNATDVEQEPGVAAIPCASGWCGKVIEGGGTYAIDDYDLAIQRMCVQRGPDDNMDRCADTIYNYKKVYMCFCQGDLCNGARSWSSAPQMILITMLPLLGSWLLQRMRN, encoded by the exons ATGCAATTTACGAGCCTTTTACTGGCTGTGATTTTTCTCATAAGTCTGGTTTCAATCGATG GCCTTCTGCGCCGCTGCTATCAGTGCCGATCCCGTGGCGAACTGGGCAGCTGCAAGGACCCCTTCACCTTCAATGCAACGGACGTGGAGCAGGAACCGGGAGTGGCGGCCATCCCGTGCGCCAGCGGCTGGTGCGGCAAGGTGATCGAGGGCGGCGGCACCTATGCCATCGACGACTACGACCTGGCCATCCAGCGGATGTGCGTGCAGCGCGGTCCGGACGACAACATGGATCGCTGTGCGGACACCATCTACAACTATAAGAAGGTGTACATGTGCTTCTGCCAGGGCGACCTGTGCAACGGCGCGAGGAGCTGGTCCAGTGCACCCCAGATGATCCTCATCACCATGCTGCCGCTGCTCGGCTCCTGGCTGCTCCAGCGGATGCGAAACTAG
- the rtv gene encoding retroactive, isoform C: protein MCVQRGPDDNMDRCADTIYNYKKVYMCFCQGDLCNGARSWSSAPQMILITMLPLLGSWLLQRMRN from the coding sequence ATGTGCGTGCAGCGCGGTCCGGACGACAACATGGATCGCTGTGCGGACACCATCTACAACTATAAGAAGGTGTACATGTGCTTCTGCCAGGGCGACCTGTGCAACGGCGCGAGGAGCTGGTCCAGTGCACCCCAGATGATCCTCATCACCATGCTGCCGCTGCTCGGCTCCTGGCTGCTCCAGCGGATGCGAAACTAG